A single genomic interval of Alcaligenes sp. SDU_A2 harbors:
- the sorT gene encoding SorT family sulfite dehydrogenase catalytic subunit, with the protein MEPSNLSRRRMLLSSGSLVALAGAGGLTPLSQALAQEMAKAAVKSLPAYASWKHADSLIIHSANTMETRRGAFGSGLITPLDRLFVRNNVSPPSEKIVADPDAWMLSVKGVKTSTEISVADLKRLGVVALPMVLQCSGNGRAFFPEKPSGTQWTVGAAGCVIFTGVPVKAVLEAVGGMDSGSKYMTGTGGEEIPAGLDPNTIMVERSIPIEAIEDAILAWEINGQPIPLAHGGPLRLVVPGYTGVNNVKYIKQLAFTKEQSAANIQQNSYRMAPVGEKSGPSQESVWEMPVKSWVTSPSGEPGQDVKAGKVQIQGLAFGGMSAAKDVEVSVDGGKNWVKASFVGPDLGKYAWRQFTLGVDLKPGQYQIASRATSEAGTTQPEERVPNNRGYLNNSWRDHMLAITVV; encoded by the coding sequence ATGGAACCCAGCAATCTTTCGCGGCGACGCATGCTCTTGTCAAGCGGCAGCTTAGTGGCTTTGGCTGGGGCAGGTGGCTTGACGCCGCTGTCCCAGGCCCTGGCCCAGGAAATGGCGAAAGCCGCCGTTAAAAGCTTGCCGGCCTATGCGTCCTGGAAGCATGCCGACAGCTTGATCATACATAGCGCCAACACGATGGAAACCCGCCGCGGCGCATTCGGCTCGGGGTTGATTACGCCATTGGACCGTTTGTTCGTGCGTAATAATGTCTCTCCGCCTTCGGAAAAAATCGTGGCCGATCCGGACGCGTGGATGCTCTCGGTCAAGGGCGTCAAAACGTCTACGGAGATCTCGGTGGCGGATTTGAAGCGCCTGGGCGTGGTGGCTTTGCCTATGGTTTTGCAATGCTCGGGCAATGGTCGCGCGTTCTTTCCCGAAAAGCCCAGCGGCACGCAATGGACGGTAGGCGCGGCAGGCTGTGTCATTTTCACGGGTGTGCCGGTCAAGGCTGTACTGGAAGCGGTGGGCGGCATGGATTCGGGCAGCAAGTACATGACCGGCACAGGCGGCGAGGAGATTCCTGCGGGCCTGGACCCGAATACCATCATGGTCGAGCGCTCGATTCCGATCGAAGCAATTGAAGACGCCATCCTGGCTTGGGAAATCAATGGACAGCCGATCCCCTTGGCGCATGGCGGGCCTTTGCGTCTGGTGGTGCCTGGTTATACGGGCGTCAATAACGTCAAATACATCAAGCAACTAGCCTTTACCAAGGAGCAGTCGGCGGCCAATATCCAGCAGAACAGTTATCGCATGGCTCCCGTGGGCGAGAAGTCCGGGCCTAGCCAGGAGTCGGTCTGGGAAATGCCCGTCAAGTCCTGGGTGACCAGCCCCAGCGGTGAACCTGGGCAAGACGTCAAAGCCGGCAAGGTGCAGATTCAGGGTTTGGCGTTTGGAGGCATGTCCGCTGCCAAGGACGTGGAAGTCTCGGTGGATGGCGGCAAGAATTGGGTCAAGGCCAGTTTTGTGGGGCCGGATCTGGGTAAATATGCCTGGCGTCAGTTTACGCTGGGTGTGGATCTGAAGCCCGGTCAATATCAAATAGCCAGCCGCGCTACTAGCGAGGCCGGTACGACGCAACCCGAGGAGCGTGTTCCTAATAACCGAGGTTATTTGAACAATAGCTGGCGCGATCACATGCTGGCTATTACCGTTGTTTAA